The genomic stretch TTCTgcctcatcatcatcaccatacTCAGTTTTCTCACTATCTGATGACAGTTCCACTACAGGTATACCCACCACATCAGGCACCACATCAGTATCGGATGGTAACTCCTCAATCACACACCTCCTTAATATTTTAGGGGGAGGGTCAGGTATATGGGGTACTGCAGTGGGGTCTTCCTTCCATTCCAAACCAAATGTAGCCTCGGGTAGGACCAAATACACTTCAACCTCTGAAATTCTCTTGACATCCAGTTCATTAAGTATTTCTGAAGCTTCCTTAGGCCCAACAACCATCTTCCCAGCATTAAGATGCTTCCCATGTGGCTTATATAGAAACCCGAAAGGCATAGAATAACCTAATTTGCTAGCAATATCCTCTAGCACAAGCCTGCTTAATTTTCTCTTCGAAACATTGTCAAAGTAGTCTATTTGCCCTTTCTCATATCTTTTATTGCCAAAGGGCGTGAACCAATGCCCCCTATGATGCAATTTGACTGTAAACTTCTCACAATTTTCACCTGTGTAAATTAAAGTACAATATACACCAAAACAACAGTACACAGGGGAAGCAAACCAAGTCAAAAGTAGTACtagtgaataaaatagtcaacaaagAATCAGATGCACTATTTTACTCCACAAAAAATGTCAAAACCCCAAAATGGTCACATAGAGATTCCCACAAAAATCCATACGTATGGACCCCACTGTATAATCTTAAATATGCTTTaaagtgttgacgccgtttttcgtcaacagtgaaagaagagcacgtaaacaattactagtaatggccaattaaaatatgacaatacacaacacgattttttacgtggttcagcagttaaatctgcctagtccacgagtctctgttattaaactcaagattatctctaaaaattcttaagcatgaattcttcagagttttctctcaaggttcagaatttcggtcaattacaatggtgcatgacatctctatttatagagaaggttgcagaatactatcccacatattttgggtagttactcttttttgtgtaaataaaataaatggctttaaatgcctgtaatccgatataaaaggaaacgtcccctgaagaccagggggcgtataacaaatcgaataatatcccatgattttatgggatttacaataataaatgcagaacacgccccttataaacaacacttatagatattcaaagtcattatcatatatctccaaggccttaatctcccaggtttctcatcagctttcgagctaatgacatctcccgaggtcacatggcttcgaggtCGCATGTGTGTCAGGCtcggacccctgatccgaggtcattcctgaggatagatgcatctcgggagctacctttcgagatcatgaacgtttcgaggccaccgcattcgaggtcgtctcgagtcttgcaggctcgatatttaatcctggagcatacttcgaactttacgggttcattcgctgcgaatccagctttcgaggtcacatttaacatggctcgaaatctgggtataacataaaGCATCTCCACCAACTAGAACCCCAACAAACTTGatataaaaaatgtaaaaaaaattaactcaTTTATAACCCCCAAAACCGAACCCCCAAAACAccgaaaaaaaatttgaaatgggTTCTAGCAAACTTACCGTATGCTGGTGGTGGGTCGTTAGGTCCCCTACGTTTCGCCATAATGATCGCCGTCAACGTCTACAACTCAGTTCGTCTTCCTCCTTCGTCCGAATGCTTGAAATTGTTTCTTCACTTGAAATCGTTTCCTTCTTCCTCATTCAGAAGAATGTTTTTCGTCTTCAACTTAGTTTTGccagttttagttttttttcattCAGATggttaagcttttttttttttaattaaagatgGTTAAGTTTTTAGttatatttattagttttaatttattatatcaGAAACTTTTTTTAGAAAAAAGGATTTAAGTGACCTGTAATATTTAAAATTACGTGGACCAATTACAAATCGCCAGAGTTACCTCTACATGGCACTTGACGGTCAGGTACCAACGGATGCCAAAGATTGTTGACGGAATGTATTTTTACCGCAAAAAACaagagttaggtatttaagtgttataaaaccaacaacttaggtattttcgccgcaaatatctatttatcaaaacacaaagtccaaacaaataatgagacaaaacacatgatcaaaaaatatataaaccctcGCAATATCAAACAGACCATTTTTAAATATTGAAGTTCTAGCTCCTACTGAAACTTTTCAGAAATGTGCAGTCTTTCAACTTtaattaacacaaaaaaaaaatgaataagatGAACAATGGACGTGAGCTGACCCGTTCCCGTACATGACGGGATGGCAtccaagtatatatatatatatatatatatgatctctTTCATATGTGTCGAGGCATATATATTCCATATATAAGTACACATAGATATAAAGAGTTGAGAAAATAAAAAGTCGTTAATAGTTGATTTTGTGTGTTTTAACAAGAAGGAATGCTACATATTAAGGTTAAAATGGTTATATTATATGACATGTATTACATATAAAGAGATTGTATGGTAGGGGTAGTAGGGACATTTTTGATAAGTGAAAAAATTATAATTCTCCCCCCAAAAAAATTCCGatgtatatgatatatttttatttttttgacagtatatatgatatttattaattattggcAGATGTGTTACTAAGTTGGattgataataattgattttttTGCCTATTCACCTCTCTTTGACCATTTTGAAGGGTTATTGTGTTTCAACATAATTCTATGatagatttttttgtttaaaaatatatttttagattttgtgttttgttaaatgttTAAAATTAGCCTCTTAAATCGGAAttaggtcaaaatatttttgaCATTTAGTTTATTTACGAGTTCATCGACTTAAAAAATGTGTGGATCTCTAACAAACATCAATCTTTATgagattatatttgaaaatatttcaaCTAAATTTGACTTAGGGACTATTTTTCACTATTTAAGTATTTACTACAAATAAAATTATGTCCAGTGGTGATAGCAGCTCTAAACTAtcaaatatgtaaaaaaaaaaaaaaaaactaaggacCTAAAATTCGACTTCATTGAGTGCTCTAAATACTTAGCTATTATACATTGTAcctaaaaaaactaataaaattttCACTAAATGTAGCTAAGGTTTTACATcttcattaaatatttttttatcttttttcttttatctctcccatttgttattttttaattattattattttgtgttttaaattttttCAATGACTTTaactaataaataatatttttaaatataatatttaaatggtgtaaaaaaaatatattaagaatttgatgtatgatataatataaaaatgagataaaataaaaaatatagattttcgATAAAGTATTctgaaagataaaaaaaaaattctataaacGAACCTTTGCTCTTTTTATTGTCGTTAACGAGGTATACTATTGCTTAACACATTGTCGTATATAAAAGATGTTGTCGTTTATAACATATAAAAGAAACGCCGTTGCCGGGGATCGAACCCGGGTCACCCGCGTGACAGGCGGGAATACTTACCACTATACTACAACGACTTGTTGATATTTACtcactttaaaatatatttatattaatataatttgtaaaatttattttgttaatatttaattatataaaaatatccgTCTATAATAATTTAAATGCAGTAATTTAATTATATGGTCCAATTATGTTAAATTGCATGAAACTAGAGATTTTGGTCGATTTATGACTTAATTAgggtctcttttttttttcttttctttttttccttccaCAACAAATGATAACGAGTTTATTTTCCAGTAATATGCATGGAACCAAAGACTGGAGAACATTTATTAGTCACTGCAAAAAGATTACTGAAATAGCACAACAGCATTCCTTTTTTATTGATGAGAAATTATACAAAGCTACAAATACAATGCTCTTTAACTTATTTTACAATTACTTTTGACATTACCATAAGCTTGTGCCAACAACACCTACTTCCTTAATTTACACTAAAGAATCAACATCAATGAAATTAGACCCATCTACCAGCTCAACCTTTGCTTGCAAAATTACAATGTGAaaagaaataaatgaataaaCCAGATCAAATTTCTCATCAGATTAGTTTACACTCCACTTTCGTTATCTTTACGTCCAAAACTCATCATGAACGTAAACTGTAAAGCTTTTGTGGAACAGAAACTGATGATAGTGATGATGTTTCTGAAGATGGCAATgtggatgatgatgatgatgttagtATAACTGTGTGATCATccatgttttgttggttttggattaTTTCAGTCTCAGGCTGCGGCATCTCCAAGTAATACAATTTCTTGAGAAATTCATATGATGCAAAGAAGAGTGCTCCTTGAGACATATACATAACCAATCTTGGAGCCAGTCCCCTGATAATAGGAAGTAATGTCAAAAAAAGAGTAGGCAATATCAGAGAAAAGGAACATATTGCAGTACATTGAACTCTCTAAGATTTATGTTTCTATAAAACTAAACAAGTATCTTGAGAGATGATAACTGAATGAAACAGAAGATGAAGTTACCTGTAAAGGCCATTTAAACCTTCATGCTTTCCTATTTCATAAAGGACATGAATCACACTACCGTATTGGCTTGCAGATCCAGGAATCTGCAGAATATCCACCATATAAAACAGAAAAGAGATAAAAAGCTAATAAAATTAACATAAAGTAGTTTGTTGAAATTATTCTTTGCAAAGATCCAATTTagttttctacaagcttaaagcTGTGAACTTAACCAACTGTCGGATACCAACACATTTATGTAGCATGGCATGTTTAAACATGTCACGCTAAGGGGTCAAGATTCTTTGCAATATAAGAATCACAAACCTGTGTTTGTAGCCTTGTCTTTACCACATCAAATGGAGTCGTAAAAAAAGCAGCGGTGGTTCCAGCTAGTCCTCCACAAAATAGCTGCAGGAAAGGAAATTCATCTCTtctatcaaaattaattaaaggaAAAAATCAAAAGCATTctaaaaagtaaagaaaaaaaaacaaaagagggGCAAGTGTAGAGAAAACAGGTACAAACCGTTTGTAGTGTGTTGGGTTGAGTGCCAGATGGCAATGACGACAACGTCAATTGCTTCAAGCTTTCATATGTGTAAAACTGCACATAGGAATAAAGAAAGACTATGATTTCACATGTGAAATAAAGAAGAGGACTTGATACAGACAAAAAGAAACAGATTCTCCCACAAGACAACTGAATGGCATCATCTTGTCTAAACGGCTTGCCTGCAAGTTCAATATGCAGCAATATCTAACCTTGATAATCGAGTGTGGAACATTCCTGCAAAGCACAGCTCCCCAACCATTATACAAAGAACGCAAGCCTCCCTTTTCAATTATTCCAATAAATGCATTCCTGCAAAGAATAACCAATTTTTAGAAACTCATACCCAAAAAGCCTGCTATAAACTCATGATGGAATCTAAACCCTTTTTTTACCCTGCCATTTATTTCAATTTGAACTGAAGTTTCAAGAAGCATATAGGACAATTCTTGAAATAGATAGTTAGAATGTATAGTTCGTATTAATTAGAAGAACCTAACAACAAAACCAAATTCCTACTCGATAAGCATTAATTAATACGTGATAGCCAGAAATACTTAATCGTCTTACATAGCAATTGTTATACTTTCCTGTTATTCAAATCATAGAACTAGGCGAGGAGCTTAgttgggaaagaaaaaaaattagtcataccAACAGTTATTGTAGTGAGTTCCTACTTGCATCTGCTGCTTTATACGCTCGCTAGGAGTAAAAACAAAAGAAGTAGCAATGCTTGCACAACCACCTGCCACACAATGTGCAAGAGAGTAATATTCCTGCATAAAAAATGGGTgagattttaaaaagaaaaaaaatgatttaaagaaaaaaacaaaagtgAATGAGAAAGACTGTACTTTTGGGAAAAAAGGAAGCAAAGACCCTTTAACAGATTCATATGTGAATGTGTAGATGGCAGAGATTGGAGCTGAAGATGCAATACTAGTGGTAATTCCTCGATAAAGTCCAGTCAATCCTGAATATATATCACAGTCAAATTTCTTTCAAAGTTATTGGTAATTACCAtatcaaaaacaaacaaacaaaaataaaaataaaaaaaacatgaaGCTATTATGACTTATAAGATTACTCACATACAacactaaatatattttattcttattttcaagttacctCTATCGGAAACAATTGATCTTCCAATCCAGAATACAGACTTCTGGCCAGCACTGCAAGACTGAACAACAGTCTTAACTGTATCAACAGGATGAAGACAAAGGCTGACAAATATTCCAGCAAATGCCCCTGCAAAAGCATGCTCTTGCTTAGCAAGTGTGAAATGGGGTTTTTGAGATGCTGATGAAGTGACCCCTTTTTGAAGTGAATCCTCACTGACCAACTTTTCAGGTTCTTTTCTTTTGGTGTCAAGCACTTGATTATCATCATTGATGAGCTCAGATTCTTCAAGTGCAGCACTGTGTGAAACTAGCGAGTTCGTACCTGCATATAAATTAGAGAAGCCAGTCCTTGAAATACTACTGTCTTCCTCGAGGAATGCCCtgagaaaataatttgaatacaAAAATGATCTTATATATTTGTCTGACTTTGCATCTTTAAATGATGATAAATAACAAGGTTTGCTTGAACTAGCATTACTATCAGCACAGACAGCAGCCAACTTATTTGCTGGTATAGTTGTATTTCCTGAAATGTAGCCATCTGCTGTACTAATAGTATCTCCTGAAGTGATATATTCATTAGATCTATTTTCAATCTCGCTAGCTTTGATTGGATTACTTAATCCAGCAAAAGATATTTGTTTCATCCATCCATATATATTTTCCAATTCATATGAGAGTTCTACACTTGCAAGCCCTTGTTGTCTCCAAGGTTCTTTATGCTTCTTTGCACCAGCCTGCAGTAACCTCCAAAACGATGAAAAAGTATGGTTTTCACTAAAAGGTCCAGTTGCTGATATCTTTTGGGTTACTTCCACAAAATCTAAAATCGGTTGCACTTTAGGAGCCTCACTAACAGTCCTTAAATCAGCATACAAGTAATTGACCCTTGCTGAAGTAGGTACCGCACCATTTTCTTCCCTGTCTAAATCACCAAAGATGAGCTCACTCTTATTCCCACTGTCATTGGGGCTTGAATTTACCTCATTTTCCAAAGAAGTAAGAGGACAACTGGCATAATCCCATATACGGCCGGCTGCTGAGAAGAGTTCACCCATACTCAATATTTCAGGAGTTTTGGAGTCAGATCCTTTACCCCATCTGTTATCAGTACTGCTAGAGAGAGTCGAGGCATATTCCTCACGAGCAAAACTGGCTAGCTCAGATGGTGATTGCTTTACTGTATTCCAACAGTATTTGATTGAAGCTTGATCACCCCTGAGATGCTTATTGCCCCCTGCCATATTCTTTTAAGAGTTTCCCTCAAAACATCTGCCAAAGGAATTAACAGATTGTTTCACTAAATCAGAACTAATTGCatacttaaaaaaattaattttcaactACTTGTTTTTTCTGATCATGTGTAAATCACTAACTTTTGTACTGAAAACCCCTTTAGACTCTATAAATTCTTGTGGTCATAATAAAAGATTAAATATAACTTTTATTGCAAAGCCATAATTCAACTTTAGTTTCCTTACCTGATTGGATTTCATATATCAGTTCCCTAACAGTATCCTCTCCTTTCATTTTACATGAATTAAGTTAAGAACACCCAGATCACACTTCTGTGGCACATAGGAATATAATGAGCGGTTTAACACCAAAAGAGCCCTGAAACAATACAAAACCACAAGATCTTATTTCCCCCAAATTAAACACACCCAAAAACTCAATTCAAACAAACCAAGAAAGTAACCGTTAACCTTACTCACCAATTACACCCAATTTAAAAAGTCAATAAAATTCAATAGAAATACAAAGTTAATAACAAACCAGACTAAAGAACTGAAATTTAAGCTGAAATTAATAACAGGAAATGGGAACTGAAAATCTGTACAAAATGCCAGAAATTAAACGAACCAACTATGCTAGTCatggatatatatatttatatatataaaaaaaaacagctTAACGAAACTACATCCTGTATCAATCAGAAACCAATGTACCGTTACCGAGTTCATATTGAATAGTAATATATTATTAGAAGCAGAAAACGTTAGAACCAACAAGAATAGATAAAAATTTATAGGCATTTTCCTTCGCTTTCCCTGCAACCAAACACATCATAAACCCGCCCAAAAAAAATAAAGTGCGTAACAGTAAAACGCACTTTTGAAGTTGAAAGAAGAGTAACCTGGAGTAAGTGGGGCGAAGCAGTGCCGCTAAGGCGAACGGAGTCATTTTCCCGAGAAAGTTCGAGGGAAAATCAGCTTGTTTGTTTGTTCTGTTTATATAAATTCAAAAAGTCCCCACAAAGTTAGAGGAGCCTACTCTTTTTTCACCATTATTTTTAAAATgactttaattaattaattttatatatttacttTGTTTGTTTTTTAAGATACTAAATTTTATTTCttgtttctaaaattaaaatgGTGATATAGGTCAAATATAATTTGATATATTTTAATCTTATTTATAATTGAGATAAcatgaagaaagaaaagaattttTAATCAAGAGATTAATTTTAGTTAATCGAACAACTGCAATAAGAATAAATAAACACCTATTAATTAACACTTATTTATGACCACAAATTCATATAGTTCAAATTAATATGACTTAAATTATTCCAAATATAAAGTTCAAaagttaattaattataatataaattttacATGTGATTATAGTTTTTATCCTAGTTGGAATAATTCTATAGTATAATTTTTATATCCTTAACCCAAAGAACTAAGTATAGAATAATTAACTCAACTTAATTGAGAGATTAAATAATTGATGTAGAGATTAGATGGGAGCAAACCTATTTGTTTAGCAaggtcatattatcatataaaaaaatagcGGGATTAATTTTACATTAACCTTAAGATTCTGTTTGGATGGTGGGATTAGATTGGATATAATTAGATAATTTTTATAGTTTAATTAGAAAGGATGTTAAAAAAAGTAATCCAACCAGCTAAATAATCCACTAGTTTGGGATAAGTTAATCCCATTAAAAAACTTGGAATAATTTTATATTACTCAATCCCCATATTTATGTATTTACTTAGTAAGAAAAAAGAACTCATACTTTGTATCtaatctattttattttaatttggtaTTGGTAAATTATCAATTTattaattcttttattattttttattatattttaatccAATCAAATTGTATCCAATCTCACCTTTTAATCGTGACCTAAATGATTTAGGGGAGGATAAATAAGGCCTTATGATTGGTCAATTGTACCATTATAGAAAATATCCAATCTCACCTTACAAACGTGACCTAAATGACTTAGGGGAGCATAAATAAGACCTTATGATTGGTCATTTGTACCATTATAGAAAATATCAAATCTCACCTTACAAACGTGACCTAAATGATTTAGGGGAGCATAAATAAGGCCTTATGATTGGTCAATTGTACCATTATAGAAAACATActacttattttatttaaattattcttGTTCtcttttaatgtttatattcaaataaatgttattattaaatCACTATAAATAAGTGGTATCATAATGTTAAAAAAATGATGCTTTTTCACTATAGTGATATTTAAGGATGAACTCTGTGATGGTTGCATTTTATTTTAGTTGATTTTTCATAAATATAGTTTTTATGTAATTACTATGCAAAAATATGAGgattatatttttcataatttatatgaaaaaatttattaaagaaaaaaaataaagtatgagAAATATAATTGCTAACTAACTAAATATGACATAAACtaaattttatacaaaaatatgagaaactaaacccataaaaatgaaaattcttaaaaataatcatagaatttttttttgaaaaaaaaaaatatatttttacaaactttattaaaaacctcGTATAATTATGTAATTTCctctttattttatctttttgGTGTAAACAATTACAAAAGTGACCTGTGAATAtgaatttttttgttaatttttactTGTTAACATCTAATTATATCATAATAATTATtggattcaaattttaaattagatattaaaaaaaacaataatttgtGTTTGgtaaattttgtttttgaattttttaaacttaaaaatagaaatattacttttatttttgtttctttatttttgaaaaataaaaatatatttgataattattttgttttttgtttttaaaagcaaaaaataataaatgttttttgttttttgtttgataacttttatttatttatttattttaacaatacaaaatgaggtgttgatttaaaaaaaaatttgaaaacagtttaaaaaaaattttaaaatgaaaaaaattctattttcaaaatttaataaattttaattaaaattttcaaaaataataaataaacataaagttACTAAACacaattttatatttaattgttaaatttttaattattaaataaataattgtttttttaaaatgttacCACACATAACTCGGTCGAAAAGCATAATAAAGATTCTGACAACGAAAGTAGTGGGTAGTTGAAGATGAAATTGCGAGGAATATTCCAGCGTTACGTGATGTACACTAAGAATTTGGCCTTATTGGTTTAGAACACGTGTAGTTCTCTAATTGGGAGCTGATGAAAAGTGAGTGGTCCAGATTGATCGTGTGTTGTCGTTTGTATTTTAAGAGCGGTGTACGTGATAACTTTGctttataatatttctcattgtgTGGGTGTGAGTGTGGTGTCTTGTCGCACCTTCCTCACGATCCAATCCAAATAAAGGAAGCTGCATTGTTCTTACAATTGTCATCTTTTAAATCCACAACAATCACGTTTCTACTTTAATAATAAGTTGCACAAGTTTCGATTAGGGGTGTGCAAAAAATATCCGATTCAATAAAAATTGACCGATCCAAAAAAAATCGATCGCCAAAATTTGGATGCCTAATTACTATTGGATCGGTTCGGATGTAAATTTTAAAAATCcaaattggatcggtcggttgttGGATGACCATCCTACATCCAATAAAGACCGACCGAAGCGATTCAATTTCCATCCAATTACATCTAATACCTCACTGCAGCTTACTATAGGCTTGCACACATGGGATGATTAAAAAAACCTTAAACTAAACACACTTTCTTTTTTCCAATACACGGATCCTATGCCCAGCCAGAGGATCCTATGAGTAATTAgtgtttttataattgaaataatttttttttttttttaaatcagcctaaataaaggttttaaaatatcggatggatccgatccgatccaacggataaccaatggatggaaccgaatcgatccaatcatccattggatcggatcggatcggttggttcaagatgattggatcggatcggttccaaaaatccaacatccaattggatgattggatcggatcggataggcttaaaaacattggatgtcatccaatgaacacccctagttTCTATACAAACTTTtgacttaaaaaaaaatttatacttttttggaccctgtgttttttcccattacttgtgttggaccctgtgttttgacaaattacttt from Humulus lupulus chromosome 5, drHumLupu1.1, whole genome shotgun sequence encodes the following:
- the LOC133778418 gene encoding adenine nucleotide transporter BT1, chloroplastic/mitochondrial, with the protein product MAGGNKHLRGDQASIKYCWNTVKQSPSELASFAREEYASTLSSSTDNRWGKGSDSKTPEILSMGELFSAAGRIWDYASCPLTSLENEVNSSPNDSGNKSELIFGDLDREENGAVPTSARVNYLYADLRTVSEAPKVQPILDFVEVTQKISATGPFSENHTFSSFWRLLQAGAKKHKEPWRQQGLASVELSYELENIYGWMKQISFAGLSNPIKASEIENRSNEYITSGDTISTADGYISGNTTIPANKLAAVCADSNASSSKPCYLSSFKDAKSDKYIRSFLYSNYFLRAFLEEDSSISRTGFSNLYAGTNSLVSHSAALEESELINDDNQVLDTKRKEPEKLVSEDSLQKGVTSSASQKPHFTLAKQEHAFAGAFAGIFVSLCLHPVDTVKTVVQSCSAGQKSVFWIGRSIVSDRGLTGLYRGITTSIASSAPISAIYTFTYESVKGSLLPFFPKEYYSLAHCVAGGCASIATSFVFTPSERIKQQMQVGTHYNNCWNAFIGIIEKGGLRSLYNGWGAVLCRNVPHSIIKFYTYESLKQLTLSSLPSGTQPNTLQTLFCGGLAGTTAAFFTTPFDVVKTRLQTQIPGSASQYGSVIHVLYEIGKHEGLNGLYRGLAPRLVMYMSQGALFFASYEFLKKLYYLEMPQPETEIIQNQQNMDDHTVILTSSSSSTLPSSETSSLSSVSVPQKLYSLRS